In Salvelinus namaycush isolate Seneca chromosome 36, SaNama_1.0, whole genome shotgun sequence, one DNA window encodes the following:
- the LOC120030684 gene encoding uncharacterized protein PB18E9.04c-like isoform X1 yields MKTVRIALLILLLTPLKLLTTATETPNTSVPPPITSVRTTDAAATAAVTTRMTENKSVTVTATEKTAATPPHLSVHSTSPPGNVDAKWVETQATTTVPTSDPLTNGTTVQPTSNTNLQVIQTTTQRHGFPSPGSLTTSQPEEKVSGGGITGQVEDMNNRTVGQDASHHAGEEEPETPKSNKKMLWILLPVLGVVMAAVIFVFKFKCMKLHDHTEAIDNGTENASFQSRSDSTKDGVMLLGVKSSGAGAR; encoded by the exons ATGAAGACCGTTAGGATTGCCCTTCTTATCCTTCTCCTAACCCCGCTCAAGCTCCTCACTACAG CAACTGAGACACCCAATACAAGTGTTCCTCCTCCCATTACATCTGTCCGTACAACCgatgctgctgccactgctgctgtgACCACACGCA TGACCGAGAACAAATCTGTCACAGTAACTGCCACGGAAAAAACAGCAGCAACACCACCCCATCTCTCAGTGCATTCCACATCTCCACCTGGTAATGTTGATG CAAAATGGGTAGAGACCCAGGCCACAACAACTGTTCCCACGAGTGACCCACTCACAAATGGGACCACAGTTCAGCCTACATCAAACACTAACTTACAAG TTATTCAGACAACCACACAGAGACATGGATTTCCTTCACCAGGATCCTTGACCACCTCACAACCAGAAGAGAAAG TTTCAGGTGGTGGGATTACAG GTCAGGTAGAAGACATGAACAATAGGACTGTGGGTCAAGATGCCA GTCACCATGCTGGAGAAGAAGAACCAGAAACTCCTAAATCAA ATAAGAAGATGCTGTGGATTCTTTTGCCAGTCCTGGGAGTTGTGATGGCTGCTGTCATCTTCGTTTTCAAATTTAAATGCATGAAGCTCCACGATCACACAG AGGCAATTGATAATGGAACAGAAAA TGCCTCTTTCCAGAGCAGGTCGGACAGCACCAAAGATGGTGTCATGCTTCTCGGGGTGAAGTCCTCAGGTG CTGGTGCAAGATAA
- the LOC120030684 gene encoding uncharacterized protein PB18E9.04c-like isoform X2 → MKTVRIALLILLLTPLKLLTTATETPNTSVPPPITSVRTTDAAATAAVTTRMTENKSVTVTATEKTAATPPHLSVHSTSPPGNVDAKWVETQATTTVPTSDPLTNGTTVQPTSNTNLQVIQTTTQRHGFPSPGSLTTSQPEEKVSGGGITGQVEDMNNRTVGQDASHHAGEEEPETPKSNKKMLWILLPVLGVVMAAVIFVFKFKCMKLHDHTEAIDNGTENASFQSRSDSTKDGVMLLGVKSSAGAR, encoded by the exons ATGAAGACCGTTAGGATTGCCCTTCTTATCCTTCTCCTAACCCCGCTCAAGCTCCTCACTACAG CAACTGAGACACCCAATACAAGTGTTCCTCCTCCCATTACATCTGTCCGTACAACCgatgctgctgccactgctgctgtgACCACACGCA TGACCGAGAACAAATCTGTCACAGTAACTGCCACGGAAAAAACAGCAGCAACACCACCCCATCTCTCAGTGCATTCCACATCTCCACCTGGTAATGTTGATG CAAAATGGGTAGAGACCCAGGCCACAACAACTGTTCCCACGAGTGACCCACTCACAAATGGGACCACAGTTCAGCCTACATCAAACACTAACTTACAAG TTATTCAGACAACCACACAGAGACATGGATTTCCTTCACCAGGATCCTTGACCACCTCACAACCAGAAGAGAAAG TTTCAGGTGGTGGGATTACAG GTCAGGTAGAAGACATGAACAATAGGACTGTGGGTCAAGATGCCA GTCACCATGCTGGAGAAGAAGAACCAGAAACTCCTAAATCAA ATAAGAAGATGCTGTGGATTCTTTTGCCAGTCCTGGGAGTTGTGATGGCTGCTGTCATCTTCGTTTTCAAATTTAAATGCATGAAGCTCCACGATCACACAG AGGCAATTGATAATGGAACAGAAAA TGCCTCTTTCCAGAGCAGGTCGGACAGCACCAAAGATGGTGTCATGCTTCTCGGGGTGAAGTCCTCAG CTGGTGCAAGATAA
- the LOC120030684 gene encoding uncharacterized protein LOC120030684 isoform X4 yields MKTVRIALLILLLTPLKLLTTATETPNTSVPPPITSVRTTDAAATAAVTTRITATEKTAATPPHLSVHSTSPPGNVDAKWVETQATTTVPTSDPLTNGTTVQPTSNTNLQVIQTTTQRHGFPSPGSLTTSQPEEKVSGGGITGQVEDMNNRTVGQDASHHAGEEEPETPKSNKKMLWILLPVLGVVMAAVIFVFKFKCMKLHDHTEAIDNGTENASFQSRSDSTKDGVMLLGVKSSGAGAR; encoded by the exons ATGAAGACCGTTAGGATTGCCCTTCTTATCCTTCTCCTAACCCCGCTCAAGCTCCTCACTACAG CAACTGAGACACCCAATACAAGTGTTCCTCCTCCCATTACATCTGTCCGTACAACCgatgctgctgccactgctgctgtgACCACACGCA TAACTGCCACGGAAAAAACAGCAGCAACACCACCCCATCTCTCAGTGCATTCCACATCTCCACCTGGTAATGTTGATG CAAAATGGGTAGAGACCCAGGCCACAACAACTGTTCCCACGAGTGACCCACTCACAAATGGGACCACAGTTCAGCCTACATCAAACACTAACTTACAAG TTATTCAGACAACCACACAGAGACATGGATTTCCTTCACCAGGATCCTTGACCACCTCACAACCAGAAGAGAAAG TTTCAGGTGGTGGGATTACAG GTCAGGTAGAAGACATGAACAATAGGACTGTGGGTCAAGATGCCA GTCACCATGCTGGAGAAGAAGAACCAGAAACTCCTAAATCAA ATAAGAAGATGCTGTGGATTCTTTTGCCAGTCCTGGGAGTTGTGATGGCTGCTGTCATCTTCGTTTTCAAATTTAAATGCATGAAGCTCCACGATCACACAG AGGCAATTGATAATGGAACAGAAAA TGCCTCTTTCCAGAGCAGGTCGGACAGCACCAAAGATGGTGTCATGCTTCTCGGGGTGAAGTCCTCAGGTG CTGGTGCAAGATAA
- the LOC120030684 gene encoding uncharacterized protein LOC120030684 isoform X5, translating into MKTVRIALLILLLTPLKLLTTATETPNTSVPPPITSVRTTDAAATAAVTTRITATEKTAATPPHLSVHSTSPPAKWVETQATTTVPTSDPLTNGTTVQPTSNTNLQVIQTTTQRHGFPSPGSLTTSQPEEKVSGGGITGQVEDMNNRTVGQDASHHAGEEEPETPKSNKKMLWILLPVLGVVMAAVIFVFKFKCMKLHDHTEAIDNGTENASFQSRSDSTKDGVMLLGVKSSGAGAR; encoded by the exons ATGAAGACCGTTAGGATTGCCCTTCTTATCCTTCTCCTAACCCCGCTCAAGCTCCTCACTACAG CAACTGAGACACCCAATACAAGTGTTCCTCCTCCCATTACATCTGTCCGTACAACCgatgctgctgccactgctgctgtgACCACACGCA TAACTGCCACGGAAAAAACAGCAGCAACACCACCCCATCTCTCAGTGCATTCCACATCTCCACCTG CAAAATGGGTAGAGACCCAGGCCACAACAACTGTTCCCACGAGTGACCCACTCACAAATGGGACCACAGTTCAGCCTACATCAAACACTAACTTACAAG TTATTCAGACAACCACACAGAGACATGGATTTCCTTCACCAGGATCCTTGACCACCTCACAACCAGAAGAGAAAG TTTCAGGTGGTGGGATTACAG GTCAGGTAGAAGACATGAACAATAGGACTGTGGGTCAAGATGCCA GTCACCATGCTGGAGAAGAAGAACCAGAAACTCCTAAATCAA ATAAGAAGATGCTGTGGATTCTTTTGCCAGTCCTGGGAGTTGTGATGGCTGCTGTCATCTTCGTTTTCAAATTTAAATGCATGAAGCTCCACGATCACACAG AGGCAATTGATAATGGAACAGAAAA TGCCTCTTTCCAGAGCAGGTCGGACAGCACCAAAGATGGTGTCATGCTTCTCGGGGTGAAGTCCTCAGGTG CTGGTGCAAGATAA
- the LOC120030684 gene encoding uncharacterized protein PB18E9.04c-like isoform X6, protein MKTVRIALLILLLTPLKLLTTATETPNTSVPPPITSVRTTDAAATAAVTTRMTENKSVTVTATEKTAATPPHLSVHSTSPPGNVDAKWVETQATTTVPTSDPLTNGTTVQPTSNTNLQVIQTTTQRHGFPSPGSLTTSQPEEKVSGGGITGHHAGEEEPETPKSNKKMLWILLPVLGVVMAAVIFVFKFKCMKLHDHTEAIDNGTENASFQSRSDSTKDGVMLLGVKSSGAGAR, encoded by the exons ATGAAGACCGTTAGGATTGCCCTTCTTATCCTTCTCCTAACCCCGCTCAAGCTCCTCACTACAG CAACTGAGACACCCAATACAAGTGTTCCTCCTCCCATTACATCTGTCCGTACAACCgatgctgctgccactgctgctgtgACCACACGCA TGACCGAGAACAAATCTGTCACAGTAACTGCCACGGAAAAAACAGCAGCAACACCACCCCATCTCTCAGTGCATTCCACATCTCCACCTGGTAATGTTGATG CAAAATGGGTAGAGACCCAGGCCACAACAACTGTTCCCACGAGTGACCCACTCACAAATGGGACCACAGTTCAGCCTACATCAAACACTAACTTACAAG TTATTCAGACAACCACACAGAGACATGGATTTCCTTCACCAGGATCCTTGACCACCTCACAACCAGAAGAGAAAG TTTCAGGTGGTGGGATTACAG GTCACCATGCTGGAGAAGAAGAACCAGAAACTCCTAAATCAA ATAAGAAGATGCTGTGGATTCTTTTGCCAGTCCTGGGAGTTGTGATGGCTGCTGTCATCTTCGTTTTCAAATTTAAATGCATGAAGCTCCACGATCACACAG AGGCAATTGATAATGGAACAGAAAA TGCCTCTTTCCAGAGCAGGTCGGACAGCACCAAAGATGGTGTCATGCTTCTCGGGGTGAAGTCCTCAGGTG CTGGTGCAAGATAA
- the LOC120030684 gene encoding uncharacterized protein PB18E9.04c-like isoform X7, protein MKTVRIALLILLLTPLKLLTTATETPNTSVPPPITSVRTTDAAATAAVTTRMTENKSVTVTATEKTAATPPHLSVHSTSPPGNVDAKWVETQATTTVPTSDPLTNGTTVQPTSNTNLQVIQTTTQRHGFPSPGSLTTSQPEEKGHHAGEEEPETPKSNKKMLWILLPVLGVVMAAVIFVFKFKCMKLHDHTEAIDNGTENASFQSRSDSTKDGVMLLGVKSSGAGAR, encoded by the exons ATGAAGACCGTTAGGATTGCCCTTCTTATCCTTCTCCTAACCCCGCTCAAGCTCCTCACTACAG CAACTGAGACACCCAATACAAGTGTTCCTCCTCCCATTACATCTGTCCGTACAACCgatgctgctgccactgctgctgtgACCACACGCA TGACCGAGAACAAATCTGTCACAGTAACTGCCACGGAAAAAACAGCAGCAACACCACCCCATCTCTCAGTGCATTCCACATCTCCACCTGGTAATGTTGATG CAAAATGGGTAGAGACCCAGGCCACAACAACTGTTCCCACGAGTGACCCACTCACAAATGGGACCACAGTTCAGCCTACATCAAACACTAACTTACAAG TTATTCAGACAACCACACAGAGACATGGATTTCCTTCACCAGGATCCTTGACCACCTCACAACCAGAAGAGAAAG GTCACCATGCTGGAGAAGAAGAACCAGAAACTCCTAAATCAA ATAAGAAGATGCTGTGGATTCTTTTGCCAGTCCTGGGAGTTGTGATGGCTGCTGTCATCTTCGTTTTCAAATTTAAATGCATGAAGCTCCACGATCACACAG AGGCAATTGATAATGGAACAGAAAA TGCCTCTTTCCAGAGCAGGTCGGACAGCACCAAAGATGGTGTCATGCTTCTCGGGGTGAAGTCCTCAGGTG CTGGTGCAAGATAA
- the LOC120030684 gene encoding mucin-2-like isoform X3 → MKTVRIALLILLLTPLKLLTTATETPNTSVPPPITSVRTTDAAATAAVTTRMTENKSVTVTATEKTAATPPHLSVHSTSPPAKWVETQATTTVPTSDPLTNGTTVQPTSNTNLQVIQTTTQRHGFPSPGSLTTSQPEEKVSGGGITGQVEDMNNRTVGQDASHHAGEEEPETPKSNKKMLWILLPVLGVVMAAVIFVFKFKCMKLHDHTEAIDNGTENASFQSRSDSTKDGVMLLGVKSSGAGAR, encoded by the exons ATGAAGACCGTTAGGATTGCCCTTCTTATCCTTCTCCTAACCCCGCTCAAGCTCCTCACTACAG CAACTGAGACACCCAATACAAGTGTTCCTCCTCCCATTACATCTGTCCGTACAACCgatgctgctgccactgctgctgtgACCACACGCA TGACCGAGAACAAATCTGTCACAGTAACTGCCACGGAAAAAACAGCAGCAACACCACCCCATCTCTCAGTGCATTCCACATCTCCACCTG CAAAATGGGTAGAGACCCAGGCCACAACAACTGTTCCCACGAGTGACCCACTCACAAATGGGACCACAGTTCAGCCTACATCAAACACTAACTTACAAG TTATTCAGACAACCACACAGAGACATGGATTTCCTTCACCAGGATCCTTGACCACCTCACAACCAGAAGAGAAAG TTTCAGGTGGTGGGATTACAG GTCAGGTAGAAGACATGAACAATAGGACTGTGGGTCAAGATGCCA GTCACCATGCTGGAGAAGAAGAACCAGAAACTCCTAAATCAA ATAAGAAGATGCTGTGGATTCTTTTGCCAGTCCTGGGAGTTGTGATGGCTGCTGTCATCTTCGTTTTCAAATTTAAATGCATGAAGCTCCACGATCACACAG AGGCAATTGATAATGGAACAGAAAA TGCCTCTTTCCAGAGCAGGTCGGACAGCACCAAAGATGGTGTCATGCTTCTCGGGGTGAAGTCCTCAGGTG CTGGTGCAAGATAA